The proteins below are encoded in one region of Syntrophales bacterium:
- a CDS encoding type II toxin-antitoxin system prevent-host-death family antitoxin, whose protein sequence is MIKVSATKLRNNLFDYLNMASKGETVIIQRNKEEVARLVPTHQTDWRDKMTIKPQIMVAPEELIKPVENIWEEYV, encoded by the coding sequence ATGATTAAAGTATCTGCAACCAAATTAAGAAATAATCTGTTCGATTATTTAAACATGGCATCAAAGGGAGAAACCGTAATAATCCAGAGAAATAAAGAAGAAGTTGCCCGTTTGGTACCCACACACCAAACAGACTGGCGAGACAAAATGACTATTAAACCTCAGATTATGGTTGCACCCGAAGAGCTTATCAAACCTGTTGAGAATATCTGGGAGGAATATGTGTGA
- a CDS encoding type II toxin-antitoxin system VapC family toxin produces MKKETYLFDTHALIFLNNKISVSERFITFFDNQAKKGRLYISSISFWEIALLVKKDRISISNVTAWKNEIINNTNIQMIEPSASEMIDSTQLPDYHKDPFDRLLIAQANQNNCSLVAKDNNIYEYNVKTFWI; encoded by the coding sequence GTGAAAAAGGAGACCTATCTATTTGATACCCATGCTCTAATTTTCTTGAATAATAAAATATCAGTCTCGGAAAGGTTTATAACCTTTTTTGATAACCAGGCCAAAAAGGGCCGTCTTTATATTTCTTCTATATCGTTCTGGGAGATTGCTTTGTTGGTGAAAAAGGACAGGATATCAATATCAAACGTAACTGCATGGAAAAACGAAATAATAAACAATACAAATATACAAATGATTGAACCTTCTGCTTCCGAAATGATTGATTCCACCCAGCTTCCTGATTATCACAAAGATCCATTTGATAGGCTATTAATTGCCCAAGCTAATCAAAATAATTGCTCTCTTGTAGCAAAAGATAACAACATTTATGAGTACAATGTAAAAACTTTCTGGATATAG